One genomic segment of Primulina tabacum isolate GXHZ01 chromosome 9, ASM2559414v2, whole genome shotgun sequence includes these proteins:
- the LOC142555513 gene encoding uncharacterized protein LOC142555513 — MASISDVGLFGEASNKRPLENGFVPRYKPRKVSAVRDFPPGCGLHDVPADFKHEENGSSGAGVSESGGVNDCHVAHAAIANGVDSFLAPSSMEADRVDIPKFLKPDVMKNSEIVKDEGPSGVNIEVDCGSRCINSPIDKVVAESVDALVEDVTATAIDVTSVEEVMIEIGHICDELPNEVEVQTLEALDQPVELDGAESLDALVGKINTMDGFSNGVAKITDSDSSKEEIEPEGQTTLEKLSEVEASVLIPNSVAGEAKSVLDAGASIDELPLVGFSQPSISFHGSFKLGASAMVKDKYHPRRVSAVRDFPPGCGTNNWVPTEQKQHTVITSGKDYLDGVKKVEKNFEEMNEISTIKAEDMNETDTTENRVSVTRELVSFEECNGGPQDSNMEETDARQSTVVSATSAKAVLDSRHSTSVMTETVVPSLKRSATIMPPHNDFGSDDKSHRLVVHGLAAAPFCPWRKGKLSSNDLPGGSPAGKSKKLTFRGKRKSKAVPSNRKLPADCLGNSSTKKMAVPGSYDADGNPGSSMVFHKEDHDVYDEDLPYLTPVPIQAIPGDTHEDIAGSVGKEIVVYAQDTCDDMKSLHSGVSLKDEVEREVMHGLMTAPYCPWTQEKIVYENSDEGNSGGKVRNQKLSSRKKIKSVSKKSSSELKFPRGPSVKQKDDCVVHEDGSPKGFMQTDEAGSDNHGDLPANSFAIREMQDIGVSLPPFGPNYSSQGDARNRVRETLRLFHAICRKLLQKEEANSIPDEEGNSEESDKKMRRIDLVSAKIIKHKGKEVNTDKQMFGQVPGVEVGDEFQYRVELAIVGIHRLYQAGIDWMKVDGEPVATSIVASGAYSDDLENADVLIYSGQGGNVVGKSKEPADQKLERGNLALRNSISAETPVRVVRGWKETKTIDTADSRPKTVSIYVYDGLYTVKRYWTEVGPRGKQVFMFELRRNPGQPELAWKELKNSNKSRTRPGVCVSDISEGKEPVPVFAVNIIDDEKPPPFIYTPKMIYPDWFFPIPPEGCNCTGRCSDTKKCPCTVRNGGEIPYNRNGAIVEAKPLVFECGPSCNCPPSCYNRVTQRGIRFKLEIFKTDSRGWGLRSLNSIPSGCFICEYAGELLEDKEAEQRVGNDEYLFDIGQNYSDFSLNAEERGIPVESMEEAEAGYTIDAGQYGNVGRFVNHSCSPNLYAQNVIYDHDDKRMPHVMLFAAENIPPLQELTYHYNYTVDQVRDSNGNIKIKKCYCGSAECTGRMY, encoded by the coding sequence ATGGCTTCGATTTCAGACGTCGGGTTATTTGGGGAAGCGTCGAACAAAAGGCCATTGGAAAATGGTTTTGTGCCCAGATATAAGCCCAGGAAAGTATCTGCGGTCCGTGATTTTCCTCCTGGATGTGGTCTCCATGATGTACCTGCTGATTTCAAGCATGAAGAGAATGGCAGTAGTGGCGCTGGTGTTTCGGAGTCTGGTGGTGTTAATGATTGTCACGTGGCCCACGCTGCGATAGCTAATGGTGTCGACAGTTTCTTAGCGCCCAGTTCAATGGAGGCTGATAGAGTCGACATTCCCAAATTCCTGAAACCTGATGTGATGAAGAATTCTGAAATTGTAAAGGATGAGGGACCCAGTGGCGTTAACATCGAGGTTGATTGTGGGTCGCGTTGCATCAATAGTCCTATCGATAAAGTAGTAGCTGAGTCGGTGGATGCGTTGGTGGAAGATGTTACAGCCACAGCGATAGATGTCACGAGTGTAGAGGAAGTGATGATTGAAATCGGACACATATGCGACGAGTTGCCAAATGAGGTTGAAGTTCAAACACTCGAAGCATTAGATCAACCCGTTGAATTAGATGGAGCTGAATCGTTGGATGCATTGGTGGGGAAAATTAACACCATGGATGGTTTCTCGAATGGTGTTGCAAAGATTACAGACTCTGATTCTTCTAAGGAAGAGATTGAGCCTGAAGGTCAGACAACGTTGGAAAAGTTAAGTGAGGTGGAAGCATCTGTTTTGATTCCAAATTCCGTCGCAGGGGAGGCAAAATCCGTGTTAGATGCTGGTGCTTCAATTGATGAACTGCCACTGGTTGGTTTCTCTCAGCCATCAATTTCATTTCATGGCAGTTTTAAGCTAGGGGCTTCTGCTATGGTGAAGGACAAATACCATCCGAGAAGAGTGTCAGCTGTTCGTGACTTCCCTCCAGGTTGTGGGACTAACAATTGGGTTCCTACTGAACAAAAGCAACACACTGTTATTACTTCAGGAAAAGACTATCTCGATGGAGTAAAAAAAGTTGAAAAAAATTTCGAGGAGATGAATGAAATCAGTACAATAAAAGCAGAGGACATGAATGAAACCGATACTACTGAGAACAGAGTCAGTGTAACTCGAGAGCTCGTGAGTTTTGAGGAATGTAATGGAGGTCCACAAGATAGCAATATGGAGGAAACAGATGCAAGACAATCTACTGTTGTATCGGCAACCTCGGCCAAGGCAGTGCTTGATAGCCGACATAGTACATCAGTGATGACAGAAACTGTGGTTCCCTCACTAAAGAGAAGTGCTACAATAATGCCTCCACACAATGATTTTGGCTCAGACGACAAATCGCATAGACTAGTTGTTCATGGCCTAGCTGCTGCACCATTTTGTCCGTGGAGGAAGGGAAAACTATCTTCGAATGATTTACCTGGTGGATCACCTGCTGGAAAGTCAAAAAAACTTACTTTCCGTGGGAAACGTAAGTCTAAAGCTGTTCCTTCAAATAGGAAACTTCCAGCAGATTGTTTAGGAAATTCATCTACAAAAAAGATGGCAGTTCCTGGTTCCTATGATGCAGATGGAAACCCGGGTTCATCAATGGTCTTTCACAAGGAAGATCATGATGTTTATGACGAAGATTTACCCTATTTAACACCTGTTCCCATCCAAGCAATTCCCGGGGATACTCACGAGGATATTGCAGGATCAGTTGGAAAGGAGATTGTTGTCTATGCACAGGATACGTGTGATGATATGAAGTCTTTGCACAGTGGTGTCAGCTTAAAAGATGAAGTGGAGAGGGAGGTAATGCATGGTCTGATGACAGCGCCTTATTGCCCATGGACTCAAGAGAAAATAGTTTATGAAAACTCAGATGAAGGTAATAGTGGAGGAAAAGTGAGGAATCAGAAATTGTCTTCGAGAAAAAAGATAAAGTCTGTTTCTAAGAAAAGTAGTTCTGAATTGAAATTTCCGCGAGGACCATCTGTGAAGCAGAAAGACGACTGTGTGGTTCATGAAGATGGTAGCCCCAAGGGATTTATGCAAACGGATGAAGCAGGTTCTGATAATCATGGAGACTTACCTGCAAATTCTTTTGCCATCCGTGAAATGCAAGATATTGGAGTCAGTTTGCCTCCTTTTGGTCCTAACTATTCAAGTCAAGGTGATGCCCGTAACAGAGTGAGGGAAACACTAAGGCTGTTTCATGCTATTTGTCGGAAGCTCTTGCAAAAAGAGGAAGCGAATTCTATACCAGATGAGGAAGGAAACTCAGAGGAATCTGACAAAAAAATGAGAAGGATCGATCTTGTCTCTGCAAAGATAATTAAACACAAAGGAAAAGAAGTGAACACAGATAAGCAGATGTTTGGACAAGTACCAGGAGTTGAAGTGGGTGATGAGTTTCAGTACAGAGTGGAACTTGCGATTGTTGGTATTCACCGCCTGTATCAGGCTGGTATAGACTGGATGAAGGTCGATGGCGAACCAGTTGCCACTAGTATTGTTGCTTCTGGGGCTTATTCTGATGATTTAGAGAATGCTGATGTCTTAATATACTCGGGGCAAGGAGGAAATGTAGTTGGGAAGTCTAAGGAACCTGCAGATCAGAAGCTTGAAAGAGGTAATTTGGCTTTAAGGAATAGTATATCAGCTGAGACTCCGGTTCGTGTTGTCCGTGGGTGGAAGGAAACAAAGACAATTGATACTGCTGATTCAAGACCTAAGACAGTCAGCATTTATGTTTATGACGGTCTATACACTGTGAAAAGATATTGGACAGAAGTAGGGCCTCGGGGTAAGCAGGTTTTCATGTTTGAGTTGAGGAGGAATCCTGGTCAACCTGAACTTGCCTGGAAGGAATTGAAGAATTCAAATAAATCCAGAACTCGGCCAGGTGTTTGTGTCAGTGATATTTCAGAAGGAAAAGAGCCTGTCCCTGTATTTGCTGTCAATATTATAGATGATGAGAAACCACCCCCGTTCATCTACACCCCCAAGATGATATATCCTGATTGGTTCTTTCCTATTCCCCCTGAAGGTTGTAATTGCACAGGGAGATGTAGTGACACTAAAAAATGCCCATGCACGGTGAGAAACGGCGGTGAGATTCCATACAACCGCAACGGAGCTATTGTCGAAGCAAAACCTCTGGTATTCGAGTGTGGCCCTTCTTGTAATTGTCCTCCTTCATGCTATAACAGAGTCACCCAACGTGGCATCAGATTTAAGCTTGAGATATTCAAAACAGATTCGAGGGGCTGGGGTTTAAGGTCCCTAAATTCTATCCCTTCAGGATGTTTTATTTGTGAGTATGCAGGCGAGCTTCTTGAAGACAAGGAAGCAGAACAAAGAGTTGGAAATGATGAATATCTCTTTGATATTGGTCAAAATTACAGCGACTTTTCCCTCAATGCAGAAGAACGTGGAATTCCTGTTGAATCTATGGAAGAAGCTGAAGCTGGATATACAATTGATGCCGGACAATATGGAAATGTTGGCAGGTTTGTCAATCACAGCTGTTCACCGAATCTCTATGCTCAAAATGTGATATATGATCATGATGACAAGAGGATGCCCCACGTAATGCTTTTTGCCGCTGAGAACATTCCCCCTTTGCAAGAGCTGACTTACCATTACAACTACACAGTTGACCAGGTACGTGATTCAAATGGAAATATCAAGATTAAGAAATGTTACTGTGGTTCTGCTGAATGTACTGGCAGGATGTATTGA
- the LOC142555515 gene encoding uncharacterized protein LOC142555515, translating into MYSILLYFSPKSFSGKRSCSYSPFTSLSTLCCAAQDAYSSSDDNVVLDLSYTEQQQRTQKHATTGSIINDLRTLNFTRHGKPTVSDYNWIFYRYFKSGSVVLDELFEVYVGMKRFGPTPNLLTYNTLLNGLIFVGSLKDAILIVEDMINCGFLPSFTVISKLLRRLLKVGNVVDSVIVLEIMLNVNYTPSYYNVSTLIWGLCKAGMVQKAYFFFLAILEKEHFPRGCLFDHILWALCKSEQSYLALAFFGWLKKKGIARTVRSYTALVYGFSKERLWIEAFNCLNEMENDNYKPHLITYTIVIKSLCDDGKVDEALKYVGKMEKVGCVPDLVTYNIVLRELCHQGRVVEVGELIRLIDQKGFFPDLFTYSALAGGMLKSDKVEIANRLLVDTVLRSSSIDDVVYNIYLHSTRCHGNSRETLSLMESMMDKGFKPTSVSYNTILKGLCKENKVDEALELLDSANWPSNGPDLISFNTILSAACKQGNSSMIRRILYRMEFEGIKLDVVSSTCLIEYFCATGQISESLKLLESMISDGPPPNTVTLNTLLIGLCKNRLLGMAEKIFNYVKGIGIPPNTVTYNILMRASVREDNDLLLNELSRDMHRQNLKPDASTYGCFIYSLCRGGKISLALQLRDQLLENGISVNIFIYNAILEAMFKKGMFWQIIILFKDMAMDGCEPNEGSFGILKRASRNGWMRNYPRALKIVELVMSGNLDNMKGKRVGKIT; encoded by the coding sequence ATGTATTCTATCCTCCtgtatttttcaccaaaaagcTTCAGTGGAAAAAGATCTTGTTCTTACTCCCCTTTCACGAGTCTGTCCACTTTGTGTTGTGCTGCACAAGATGCTTACTCATCATCAGATGATAATGTGGTGTTGGATTTGAGTTACACCGAACAGCAACAGAGAACGCAGAAGCATGCAACCACAGGTAGCATTATAAATGACCTCAGAACTTTGAATTTCACGAGGCATGGGAAACCAACTGTTTCTGACTACAATTGGATCTTTTATCGTTATTTCAAATCGGGGAGTGTCGTGCTTGATGAGTTGTTTGAGGTTTATGTTGGAATGAAAAGATTCGGTCCAACCCCGAATTTGTTGACGTATAACACCCTTTTGAACGGGCTTATTTTTGTTGGTAGTTTAAAAGATGCAATTTTAATTGTTGAAGATATGATAAATTGTGGGTTTCTGCCTTCCTTCACGGTTATATCTAAATTGTTGAGGAGGCTGCTGAAAGTTGGAAATGTTGTAGATTCTGTAATAGTGCTTGAGATTATGTTGAATGTCAATTACACTCCTAGTTATTACAATGTAAGTACCTTGATTTGGGGTCTTTGTAAAGCTGGAATGGTTCAAAAGGCATATTTTTTCTTCTTAGCAATTCTGGAGAAGGAACACTTTCCACGTGGCTGTCTCTTCGATCATATATTATGGGCTTTGTGCAAGTCTGAGCAGAGTTACCTCGCATTGGCTTTTTTTGGCTGGTTAAAAAAGAAGGGAATTGCACGTACTGTTCGCTCGTATACTGCTCTAGTTTATGGCTTTAGTAAAGAAAGGCTGTGGATCGAAGCCTTTAATTGTTTAAATGAGATGGAAAATGATAACTATAAGCCTCATCTTATAACTTACACTATAGTTATCAAGTCTCTTTGTGATGACGGGAAAGTTGACGAGGCATTGAAGTATGTGGGTAAAATGGAAAAGGTAGGATGTGTTCCTGATTTGGTTACATACAATATAGTTCTCCGTGAGCTTTGCCATCAAGGTAGGGTGGTTGAAGTAGGTGAACTTATTCGCCTTATTGATCAAAAGGGTTTCTTTCCAGATTTGTTTACTTATTCTGCTTTGGCTGGAGGCATGCTGAAAAGTGACAAGGTTGAGATTGCCAATAGGCTGTTAGTTGATACTGTTTTGAGGAGCTCTTCTATAGATGATGTAGTTTACAATATATATCTGCATTCGACACGCTGTCATGGTAATTCGAGGGAAACATTGTCGCTGATGGAAAGTATGATGGACAAGGGATTTAAACCAACAAGTGTGTCGTACAATACAATTCTGAAAGGTTTGTGCAAGGAAAATAAAGTCGATGAAGCTCTAGAATTATTGGACAGTGCCAACTGGCCTAGCAATGGACCGGATTTGATTTCCTTCAATACAATCTTGTCTGCAGCTTGTAAACAGGGAAATTCATCCATGATACGGCGGATTTTGTACAGGATGGAGTTTGAAGGAATAAAACTTGATGTTGTAAGCTCGACATGTCTGATTGAGTATTTCTGTGCCACTGGGCAAATCTCTGAAAGCTTGAAGCTGTTAGAGTCTATGATCAGTGATGGTCCTCCGCCAAATACAGTCACCTTAAATACTCTCCTTATTGGCCTATGTAAGAATCGGTTACTTGGAATGGCAGAAAAAATATTCAACTATGTCAAAGGCATTGGGATTCCACCCAACACAGTTACATATAATATTCTGATGCGTGCTTCAGTTCGGGAAGACAATGATTTACTCTTAAACGAACTATCAAGGGATATGCATCGCCAGAATCTAAAACCAGATGCTAGCACCTATGGCTGCTTCATTTATAGTCTTTGTAGGGGAGGTAAGATATCACTTGCCCTTCAACTTCGGGACCAATTGCTTGAGAATGGGATTTctgttaatatttttatttacaatGCTATACTGGAAGCAATGTTCAAGAAAGGAATGTTTTGGCAAATAATCATACTTTTTAAAGATATGGCCATGGATGGCTGTGAGCCAAATGAAGGTTCATTTGGCATTTTGAAAAGAGCATCAAGAAACGGTTGGATGAGGAATTACCCTAGAGCTTTAAAAATTGTTGAACTTGTCATGAGTGGCAACTTGGACAATATGAAAGGAAAACGTGTGGGAAAGATTACGTAA
- the LOC142555512 gene encoding potassium channel KAT3: MAMEGRSPLTSEARSPVPLIYRHHSSEGEIKNLASISSSLLPAFGTVVGEGSLTLKKFVIAPYDRRYRWWQSFLVVLVVYSAWSSPFELAFRELSNGALMPADLAVDFFFGIDIVLTFFVAYLDKSTYLLVDDHKKIALRYVSHLWFPMDIASTLPFQTIYRIFTGKKSSSDVFGFLNLLRLWRLRRVSDFFSRLEKDTRFSYFWTRCCKLICVTLFAVHSAGCFYFWLALHYRIADNTWIGSQVPGFEEKSVWLGYTYSMYWSIVTLSTTGYGDLHAENTGEKVFSIFYMLFNIGLTAYLIGNMTNLVVHSSVRTFAMRDAIHEILRYASKNRLPEGLKEQMLAHVTLKFKTAELQQEEVLEDLPKAIRSSIAQHLFRRTVENSYLFKGVSEDFIVQLVPEMRAEYYPPRMDIVIQNEIPTDFYIIVSGAVDVLTHKNRMEQFLTKLGSPDIFGEVGVILNIPQLFTVRTKRLSQVIRISHNHFKQLVQPLNEDGKTIISNFLQHLKSLKKEMLEEMPFVTELFDESYVEAMTPAEERQNHEGPSQEENISSTVYTPSIRLTRVVLHGHHPADKQNEAGGKLAHLPGSISELLSLAEKKLGKRGTTIIMADGSHVEDVNALRDHDHLYIY, translated from the exons ATGGCAATGGAAGGAAGATCACCATTGACATCGGAGGCAAGATCGCCGGTGCCGCTGATATACCGGCATCATTCGAGCGAGGGAGAAATCAAGAACTTGGCCTCTATTTCTAGCAGCCTTCTGCCGGCTTTTGGGACGGTTGTCGGAGAGGGCTCTCTTACTCTTAAGAAATTTGTTATTGCTCCTTATGACAGAAGATACCG TTGGTGGCAGAGTTTCTTGGTGGTGCTAGTGGTGTACTCGGCATGGTCATCTCCTTTTGAGCTAGCTTTCAGGGAATTGTCGAATGGAGCACTGATGCCTGCCGACTTGGCTGTTGATTTCTTCTTCGGTATCGACATCGTTCTCACTTTCTTCGTCGCGTATTTGGACAAATCCACATATTTGCTCGTTGATGATCACAAGAAAATAGCTTTGAG GTATGTTTCACATCTATGGTTTCCAATGGACATAGCTTCGACTCTACCATTCCAAACTATATACAGGATTTTTACTGGAAAAAAGTCCAGCAGCGATGTCTTCGGCTTCCTCAACTTGCTTAGGCTATGGCGACTTAGGCGTGTCAGCGATTTCTTCTCTAG GCTAGAGAAAGACACTCGCTTCAGCTATTTTTGGACTAGATGCTGCAAATTGATATGT GTGACATTGTTTGCTGTACACTCCGCGGGTTGCTTCTACTTCTGGCTGGCGTTACATTATCGTATTGCAGATAATACTTGGATAGGATCTCAAGTTCCCGGTTTTGAGGAAAAAAGTGTGTGGTTAGGATATACATATTCGATGTATTGGTCGATTGTAACTCTCTCAACAACAGGATATGGAGACCTGCACGCAGAGAATACTGGGGAGAAGGTTTTCTCCATCTTCTACATGCTTTTCAACATCGGTCTAACGGCTTATTTGATTGGAAATATGACCAATCTTGTTGTCCATAGCTCGGTTCGAACATTTGCCATG AGGGATGCCATCCACGAGATCCTACGTTATGCTAGCAAGAATCGACTTCCGGAGGGCTTAAAGGAGCAAATGCTAGCACACGTGACCCTCAAATTCAAGACTGCGGAACTACAGCAAGAAGAAGTACTCGAAGACTTGCCTAAGGCAATTAGATCTAGCATTGCTCAGCATCTCTTTCGTAGGACAGTCGAAAACAGCTACCTTTTCAAAGGAGTTTCTGAAGACTTCATTGTCCAATTG GTTCCAGAGATGAGAGCAGAATATTATCCACCTAGAATGGATATTGTCATACAAAACGAGATACCAACTGATTTCTACATTATAGTATCAGGAGCAGTG GACGTGCTAACGCACAAAAACAGAATGGAGCAG TTCTTGACAAAGTTAGGATCTCCAGATATCTTTGGAGAAGTCGGTGTGATCTTAAATATTCCCCAACTTTTTACAGTGAGAACAAAGAGACTTTCCCAGGTCATCAGGATCAGCCACAATCATTTCAAGCAATTGGTGCAGCCTCTAAACGAAGATGGAAAGACAATCATCTCAAATTTTCTTCAG CATTTGAAAAGCCTGAAGAAGGAGATGCTAGAGGAGATGCCATTTGTAACGGAGTTATTTGATGAATCCTACGTGGAG GCCATGACACCAGCTGAGGAACGTCAAAATCATGAAGGACCAAGCCAAGAAGAAAACA TTAGCTCCACTGTTTACACGCCAAGCATACGTCTAACAAGGGTGGTACTCCATGGACATCATCCAGCGGACAAACAAAACGAAGCCGGGGGAAAACTCGCCCATCTACCTGGATCAATATCAGAACTCTTGTCCTTAGCAG AAAAAAAGCTTGGGAAACGAGGGACCACGATTATCATGGCTGACGGATCTCACGTGGAAGACGTAAATGCGTTACGAGACCATGATCACTTGTACATATACTGA